In the genome of Longimicrobium sp., the window AGATCCCACGGCCCTGCATCGCATGTGCTGCGGGCCAGTTCGGTGCGCTCGGGCCTCTGGATGACAGGTAGCGGTGGTGGGTTCGGGTTCTCCCCTCTCCGACGGTACCGTGCGAGGATAGGTCTACTCCAGCCCGTACACCGCCCGCAGTTTGCCGCGCAGGTTGGCCAGCAGCGGCGCGGGGCTGAGCGGCCGGCCGGTTGCGCGCTGGCAGAGCTCGGGCGCGGTGTAGCGCCGGCCGTGGGCGTGGACGTTCGTCTTCAGCCAGGCCAGCAGGCCGCCGAACTCGCCCCCCCGGAGCTGGCCGTCGAGGTCCGGGATGGCCTCTCCGATGGCTTCCCACAGCTGCGCCGCGTACAGGTTGCCCAGCGTGTAGGTGGGAAAGTAGCCCACGGCACCCATGGACCAGTGGATGTCCTGCATGGCGCCCCGCGCATCGTCGGGCACCGTCAGCCCCAGGTCGCTCCGGATCCGCTCGTTCCAGGCGCCGGGCAGGTCGCGCACGGCCAGGTCGCCCTTGAGCATGGCCCGCTCCAGGTCGAAGCGCAGCATGATGTGAAGGTTGTACGTGGCCTCGTCGCTCTCGATGCGGATCAGGTTGGGTTCAACCACGTTCAACCCGCGGAACACCGTCTCCGTGTCCAGCGCCGAGATGGCGTCGCTCCCGGCCTGCGCCTGCAGGCGGGGCAGGGCCCATTCCCAGAACGGCCGGCCGCGCCCCACCAGGTTCTCCCACATCCGCGACTGGCTTTCGTGGATGCCCATACTGGCGGCCTCGGCCAGGGGCTGCCCGAACCGCTCGGCCTTGGGCAGGTTCTGCTCGTACAGCCCGTGCCCCACCTCGTGCATGCTGGAGTGCAGCGCGCTGAGGAACTGCGCCTCGTCGTACCGCGTCGTCAGGCGCGTGTCGCCCGGGCCGGCGCCCTCGCAGAACGGGTGGGTGGAGATGTCCAGCCGCCCGGCGCTGAAGTCGAACCCCATCCGCTCGACGACGGTTCGGTTGAACGCCTCCTGTCGGTCGATGGATAGCGGGATGTTCATCCACGACGAGTCCGGCCGGTTGCCGCTCTCCTGCAGCTCGCGGATGAGCGGCACCAGCCCCGCCCGCAGCTCGCCGAACACGCGGTCCAGCTCCGCCGCGCGCATCCCCGGCTCGTAATTGTCGAGCAGGGCATCGTACAGCTCGCCACCCTCAGGCACGCCCAGGCGCTCGGCCGTCCGCTGGTTCAGCACCATCAGCTTTTCCAGCCACGGGGCAAACGACGCGAAGTCGTTCCGCTCCCGTGCGTCGCGCCAGTTGTGCATCGCCAGCGTGGTGGTCTCGGCCATCTCGCGGACGAGCGCCATCGGCAGGCGGGTAGCGTGCTGGTAGTCGCGATCCAGGTTGCGGACGTTTGCCGCCGCGTCGGGGTCGGCCATCAGCTCGGCGTCCGCCAGGCAGCGGGCGATCAGCTCGCCCAGCTCGGGGCGGGTGCGGCGCTCGTGCACCAGCGACGAAAGGAGCGACGCCTGCTCGCCGCGCAGGGCCGCGGCGGCGGGAGGCATCATCACCTCCTGGTCCCATCCCAGCGTGGCGGAAACGGAGCCGAGCGTGGCGATGTCGCGCATCTCGCGCAGCAGCTGGTCGTACGGGGTGTGGCCCTGGGCCTCGGGCGCGGAGGCCGTGTGGAGCGTATCGGTCATCGGGTCGGGATCGAATCGGTCGATGGAGATCGCCGCGTGCGGGGCGACGAATGCGCAGGCAAGCGGGCAGGTTCCGTGCGCGCACGGCGGGCGACTCACTACGCAGTTAGAGGCGCGCCGGAGCAGATGAATCCGCCGCACCGAAAGCGGAAAGCCTCGCGAACGGGAGCGAGGGTTCACCAGGAACAACGGTGGAGACCACGGGCGCGCCCGAAAGCCTGGCTCACACGAGAGCAGCCAGTCCGCGCAGGCGGACTTCGTGTCCTTGTTGCAGCGACTTCAGTCGCCCGTGCCGGGGGAGGGACCCACACCTTCGTGTCAGCGCCCCCGGGTGACACCCCGCGGCAGCCGAGTCCTCGGGTTCCGTGACCGCTGCCGCGCCCGAGCGATTACGCCTCCGCGGTTAGATCCTTCGGCCCGCGGAGGACGGCGTGCGGGCGGATACGGCGCGCCTGGGCCTCAGGATGACAAGCTGTTGTGCGCCACCGTTTTGCGCGCAGACCCGGACTGGAGTGTACCCCCTCTCCCACGCTGTTTGTGGGAGAGGGGGGCACGCGTGTCAGCGCGGCCGGGTGAGGGCTGCCGCGGGGCCGAGGCCCTCGGCTGCCGACACAGAGGGGCGCGCCCCAAACCCTGGCTTACACGAAAGCAGGCCAGTCCGCGCAGGCGGACTTCGTGTGTTCGTTGCAGCGACTTCAGTCGCCCGTGCAGGGCTGCGTGACGGTCTGGACCAGGGTGAACGCCCTACACCTTCAGCTCCGGCGCGGCCTCTCCGACAGCATCAGGGTAGCGGGCGAGGACCGGGGCGACCCACTCGGCCAGGAA includes:
- a CDS encoding carboxypeptidase M32, with amino-acid sequence MTDTLHTASAPEAQGHTPYDQLLREMRDIATLGSVSATLGWDQEVMMPPAAAALRGEQASLLSSLVHERRTRPELGELIARCLADAELMADPDAAANVRNLDRDYQHATRLPMALVREMAETTTLAMHNWRDARERNDFASFAPWLEKLMVLNQRTAERLGVPEGGELYDALLDNYEPGMRAAELDRVFGELRAGLVPLIRELQESGNRPDSSWMNIPLSIDRQEAFNRTVVERMGFDFSAGRLDISTHPFCEGAGPGDTRLTTRYDEAQFLSALHSSMHEVGHGLYEQNLPKAERFGQPLAEAASMGIHESQSRMWENLVGRGRPFWEWALPRLQAQAGSDAISALDTETVFRGLNVVEPNLIRIESDEATYNLHIMLRFDLERAMLKGDLAVRDLPGAWNERIRSDLGLTVPDDARGAMQDIHWSMGAVGYFPTYTLGNLYAAQLWEAIGEAIPDLDGQLRGGEFGGLLAWLKTNVHAHGRRYTAPELCQRATGRPLSPAPLLANLRGKLRAVYGLE